A single window of candidate division WOR-3 bacterium DNA harbors:
- a CDS encoding zinc ribbon domain-containing protein: MEDKWQELRKIEAQRTDVLTKLKRIEDKKDTVSPEVYEKVKKEYEEKLESIDAEMSKNVELIKEQLKQIEEENEQLRRLQKKLRLELEEIELRYSIGEYSEDDYNKLSAEHKDKLEVVDKDLEKLRERQEWFKKFIDIKDIEETIKEPPVEEEVTTEASTEDIQIEEHILEEKLPEEETKLDELIVEEKAVLPEATVEEESPKETESPIEEIPTEKEKSVSCPKCGHMNTPDSWYCEKCGAEILDSPVSD; encoded by the coding sequence ATGGAAGATAAATGGCAGGAACTAAGGAAAATCGAAGCGCAGCGCACCGACGTGCTCACCAAATTAAAGAGAATCGAAGATAAAAAAGATACGGTCAGCCCGGAAGTGTACGAAAAGGTGAAAAAGGAGTACGAAGAAAAACTTGAAAGCATCGATGCGGAGATGTCAAAAAATGTCGAACTTATCAAAGAACAGCTGAAGCAGATAGAAGAGGAAAACGAACAACTGCGCCGTCTGCAGAAAAAACTGCGGCTTGAGCTCGAAGAGATCGAACTGCGCTATTCAATTGGTGAGTACTCCGAAGATGACTATAATAAACTCAGCGCTGAGCATAAAGATAAACTGGAGGTGGTTGATAAAGACCTGGAAAAGTTACGGGAACGGCAGGAATGGTTCAAAAAATTCATCGATATAAAAGATATTGAAGAGACGATTAAAGAACCTCCGGTTGAAGAAGAGGTTACGACTGAAGCCTCCACCGAAGACATTCAGATTGAAGAACACATTCTTGAAGAAAAACTTCCTGAAGAAGAGACCAAACTTGATGAATTGATCGTGGAAGAAAAAGCGGTTCTACCTGAAGCCACAGTAGAGGAGGAATCCCCCAAAGAAACAGAATCCCCGATTGAAGAAATCCCCACGGAAAAAGAGAAAAGTGTCTCCTGTCCCAAGTGCGGGCATATGAACACCCCTGACTCATGGTATTGCGAGAAGTGCGGCGCCGAAATACTCGATTCTCCGGTATCGGATTAG
- a CDS encoding leucine--tRNA ligase, with amino-acid sequence MKYAPIEIEKKWQKYWEEKKLFITKKDPEKKFYNLVMFAYPSGDIHMGHCKNYVVGDVYARFKMRCGYDVLHPWGWDAFGLPAENQAIKLGIHPEKWTMQNIKVSDESLKSLGISYDWEREIISCLPDYYKWTQWMFLLLYKRGLAYKKEAYVNWCPGCQTVLANEQVIDGRCYRSNCKALIEKRKLNQWFFKITDYAERLLNDLDRLPGWPENVKRMQRNWIGKSKGCDIIFKVAEKDITFKVFTTRPDTIFGVTFMSIAPEHPMIEKLIDGSSQKEAVQAYIREATKKTEIERLEKEKDGVFTGCHAVNPINNEKIPIFVADYVLLEYGSGVVMGVPAHDERDFQFARKYDLPIRVVIKPKEAELKEESMEHAYEEAGIMINSGQFNGMDSEKGITAVTEFLAQKNLGGESINYRLKDWLISRQRYWGAPIPIIYCDKCGMVPVPEEQLPVLLPKDIKDYVPKGSSPLGAVESFINTECPACGAPAKRDADTMDTFVCSSWYFLRYLDPRNDKEFCSKKNADLWLPIDQYIGGGSEHATGHLIYFRFFTKVLYDAGYISVQEPAENLFNLGMVLKDGEVMSKSKGNVVPVGEFVQKHGADVARLTIIFAAPPERESEWSDEGVTGSERFINRIYRIVVENKQHIQRSRPEKINEDEEPLFIKINQTIAKVTEDLETFKFNTAIAALWELLNELYLSKTKGPVFGYGINVLIHLLSPFAPHLADELWSIADGEGSLVEREWLTFDERYLKDKITTIVIQINGKVRSHLKLKGDINEQLVKEMALKDEKIIRHLQNKEIKKTIYVPEKIFNIVV; translated from the coding sequence ATGAAATACGCTCCCATTGAAATTGAAAAAAAATGGCAAAAGTATTGGGAGGAGAAAAAATTATTTATTACAAAGAAAGACCCCGAAAAGAAGTTCTATAACCTTGTGATGTTCGCTTATCCATCCGGTGATATTCATATGGGACACTGCAAGAATTACGTCGTCGGTGATGTCTACGCCCGTTTCAAGATGAGATGCGGTTATGACGTCCTCCACCCCTGGGGGTGGGATGCATTCGGACTTCCTGCAGAGAACCAGGCGATTAAACTGGGGATCCATCCGGAAAAATGGACGATGCAGAACATCAAGGTCTCTGATGAATCGCTCAAATCACTCGGAATAAGCTATGATTGGGAACGGGAGATAATCTCCTGCCTGCCCGATTATTACAAGTGGACGCAATGGATGTTTCTTCTGTTGTACAAAAGGGGTCTCGCCTATAAAAAGGAAGCCTATGTAAACTGGTGCCCTGGCTGCCAGACAGTTCTGGCGAACGAACAGGTGATTGATGGAAGATGTTATCGCTCAAACTGTAAAGCCCTCATAGAAAAGAGAAAATTAAATCAGTGGTTCTTTAAAATCACCGACTATGCGGAACGGTTGCTCAATGACCTCGACAGACTTCCCGGCTGGCCGGAGAATGTCAAAAGGATGCAGCGGAACTGGATCGGGAAGAGCAAGGGCTGCGACATCATCTTCAAGGTGGCTGAAAAGGATATCACCTTCAAGGTCTTTACAACACGGCCCGATACGATCTTCGGCGTCACCTTTATGTCAATTGCACCGGAACATCCGATGATCGAGAAACTGATTGACGGCAGTTCTCAAAAAGAAGCGGTCCAGGCGTATATCAGAGAAGCCACCAAAAAAACCGAAATTGAACGTCTGGAAAAAGAAAAGGACGGCGTTTTTACCGGCTGTCATGCCGTAAATCCTATAAACAACGAAAAAATTCCGATCTTTGTCGCGGATTACGTACTTCTGGAATACGGTAGTGGTGTTGTAATGGGCGTGCCGGCGCACGATGAACGTGATTTTCAGTTCGCCCGGAAATACGACCTGCCGATAAGGGTGGTGATCAAACCGAAAGAAGCGGAATTAAAAGAAGAATCAATGGAACATGCCTATGAAGAAGCCGGAATAATGATCAATTCCGGTCAATTCAACGGGATGGATTCGGAAAAAGGTATCACAGCAGTCACGGAATTTCTCGCTCAAAAAAATCTGGGCGGTGAGAGTATCAATTATCGGTTAAAAGACTGGCTTATCTCCCGTCAACGATATTGGGGCGCTCCCATACCGATCATCTACTGCGATAAATGCGGGATGGTTCCCGTGCCTGAAGAACAACTCCCTGTGCTCTTACCCAAAGACATCAAGGATTACGTACCGAAAGGCAGTTCTCCGCTCGGTGCGGTAGAAAGTTTCATCAACACAGAATGTCCTGCCTGCGGTGCTCCGGCAAAACGCGACGCTGATACAATGGATACCTTTGTCTGCTCTTCATGGTATTTCCTCAGATACCTTGATCCGAGGAACGACAAGGAATTCTGTTCAAAAAAGAACGCCGATCTCTGGCTTCCCATTGATCAATACATAGGAGGAGGCAGTGAACACGCGACCGGACATTTAATCTACTTTCGATTCTTTACAAAGGTACTCTATGATGCGGGATACATCAGTGTCCAGGAACCGGCGGAAAATCTGTTCAACCTGGGAATGGTGTTAAAAGACGGTGAAGTCATGTCTAAATCAAAAGGTAATGTCGTCCCGGTGGGTGAATTTGTCCAGAAACACGGAGCAGACGTCGCCCGTCTTACGATTATCTTTGCGGCGCCGCCCGAACGGGAAAGTGAATGGAGCGACGAAGGAGTAACCGGTTCTGAGCGGTTCATCAACCGTATATATCGTATCGTCGTCGAGAACAAACAACACATCCAAAGAAGCAGACCGGAAAAAATAAACGAGGACGAAGAACCGCTTTTCATAAAAATCAATCAAACAATCGCCAAAGTAACCGAAGACCTCGAAACCTTCAAGTTCAATACGGCGATCGCAGCCCTCTGGGAACTCCTCAACGAGCTGTATCTCTCCAAAACAAAAGGACCTGTTTTCGGTTACGGCATCAATGTACTCATCCATCTCTTATCACCTTTTGCCCCTCATCTCGCCGATGAACTCTGGTCGATTGCAGATGGAGAAGGCAGTCTGGTTGAACGGGAATGGCTCACTTTTGACGAACGCTATTTAAAA